A portion of the Ascaphus truei isolate aAscTru1 chromosome 14, aAscTru1.hap1, whole genome shotgun sequence genome contains these proteins:
- the TRIM59 gene encoding tripartite motif-containing protein 59 isoform X3, whose protein sequence is MDNFEEELTCSICYGIFEDPRVLPCSHTFCRNCLENVIKSADSYLWRPSSLRCPSCRRTAELSPAGVNSLPINFALKSIIEKYDKDDHRNMATCTEHHRQPLNVFCLKDRKLVCGHCLTVGQHQGHPIDDLQSAYIKERETPSQLLGILSDKHFTGVSSVIKKLEEQMDYCKSIVQDDKREVSRFFEKLNDTLEQKKQDLLAALNCVNQQIAEVYTPQIEKMKEMQDEELDLISLSSSTQEEESPLAFLENIHDIRQRMKALKSQQLVSIYPVEIHPRIGHLLKEEWLKKNTGEIHQLPTPQVKIRFKKREENGHNTKSPYILLAISILFSLLMFLMLCKTDILPLLYGRYWTYLCEAMQMAVDSLCSNMQTVKVASLRISGVILECFTNSFSYS, encoded by the coding sequence ATGGATAATTTTGAAGAAGAACTGACCTGTTCTATTTGCTATGGTATATTTGAAGACCCTCGCGTCCTGCCGTGTTCACATACTTTTTGCAGAAACTGTCTTGAAAATGTAATCAAGTCTGCAGACAGCTACTTATGGAGACCATCCTCGCTCCGATGCCCGTCCTGCCGCCGTACCGCTGAACTTTCTCCAGCAGGGGTAAATTCTCTGCCCATCAACTTTGCATTAAAATCCATAATTGAAAAATACGACAAAGATGACCACCGAAACATGGCAACATGTACAGAGCACCATAGACAACCATTAAATGTGTTTTGCCTCAAAGACAGAAAATTAGTCTGTGGCCACTGTCTTACTGTAGGTCAACATCAAGGTCATCCTATTGATGATCTGCAGAGTGCCTACATAAAGGAGCGTGAAACTCCTTCTCAACTGTTAGGGATTCTGAGTGATAAACACTTTACAGGTGTTTCCTCTGTGATCAAAAAGCTTGAAGAACAAATGGATTATTGTAAGAGCATTGTTCAGGACGATAAAAGGGAGGTTTCACGGTTTTTCGAGAAATTAAATGACACTTTGGAGCAGAAGAAACAAGATCTGCTGGCTGCTCTTAACTGTGTTAATCAACAAATTGCAGAGGTGTACACCCCACAAATAGAAAAGATGAAGGAAATGCAAGATGAAGAATTAGATCTCATCTCCCTGAGCAGCTCAACTCAAGAAGAGGAATCTCCACTGGCCTTTCTTGAAAATATTCACGATATACGCCAAAGAATGAAGGCTTTGAAAAGTCAGCAACTCGTTTCCATCTATCCTGTTGAAATTCATCCTAGAATTGGGCATCTTTTAAAGGAGGAGTGGTTGAAAAAGAATACTGGTGAAATCCATCAGCTGCCTACACCACAAGTTAAGATTCGCTTtaaaaagagagaagaaaatGGACACAATACCAAATCTCCATATATTTTACTGGCAATATCTATACTTTTTTCTTTGTTGATGTTCCTCATGTTGTGTAAAACAGATATATTACCACTTTTATATGGCAGGTATTGGACATACCTCTGTGAAGCTATGCAGATGGCTGTTGACAGTTTATGCAGTAACATGCAAACTGTAAAAGTAGCCTCTCTAAGAATTTCAGGTGTAATTCTGGAATGCTTTACAAACTCCTTTTCCTATTCTTGA
- the TRIM59 gene encoding tripartite motif-containing protein 59 isoform X1, with translation MRRMRRRGDSVPGLSRQQSPECPHIAPPHSRGHSGVFSAQHGAQKLHLRLGTGRSQDMDNFEEELTCSICYGIFEDPRVLPCSHTFCRNCLENVIKSADSYLWRPSSLRCPSCRRTAELSPAGVNSLPINFALKSIIEKYDKDDHRNMATCTEHHRQPLNVFCLKDRKLVCGHCLTVGQHQGHPIDDLQSAYIKERETPSQLLGILSDKHFTGVSSVIKKLEEQMDYCKSIVQDDKREVSRFFEKLNDTLEQKKQDLLAALNCVNQQIAEVYTPQIEKMKEMQDEELDLISLSSSTQEEESPLAFLENIHDIRQRMKALKSQQLVSIYPVEIHPRIGHLLKEEWLKKNTGEIHQLPTPQVKIRFKKREENGHNTKSPYILLAISILFSLLMFLMLCKTDILPLLYGRYWTYLCEAMQMAVDSLCSNMQTVKVASLRISGVILECFTNSFSYS, from the exons AtgaggcgcatgcgcagacgcgggGACTCTGTGCCGGGGCTCAGCAGGCAGCAGTCACCCGAGTGTCCGCATATAGCGCCGCCTCACTCCCGGGGGCACAGCGGGGTCTTCAGCGCACAACACGGGGCTCAGAAGCTGCACCTACGGCTGGGGACAGGACGCAgccag GACATGGATAATTTTGAAGAAGAACTGACCTGTTCTATTTGCTATGGTATATTTGAAGACCCTCGCGTCCTGCCGTGTTCACATACTTTTTGCAGAAACTGTCTTGAAAATGTAATCAAGTCTGCAGACAGCTACTTATGGAGACCATCCTCGCTCCGATGCCCGTCCTGCCGCCGTACCGCTGAACTTTCTCCAGCAGGGGTAAATTCTCTGCCCATCAACTTTGCATTAAAATCCATAATTGAAAAATACGACAAAGATGACCACCGAAACATGGCAACATGTACAGAGCACCATAGACAACCATTAAATGTGTTTTGCCTCAAAGACAGAAAATTAGTCTGTGGCCACTGTCTTACTGTAGGTCAACATCAAGGTCATCCTATTGATGATCTGCAGAGTGCCTACATAAAGGAGCGTGAAACTCCTTCTCAACTGTTAGGGATTCTGAGTGATAAACACTTTACAGGTGTTTCCTCTGTGATCAAAAAGCTTGAAGAACAAATGGATTATTGTAAGAGCATTGTTCAGGACGATAAAAGGGAGGTTTCACGGTTTTTCGAGAAATTAAATGACACTTTGGAGCAGAAGAAACAAGATCTGCTGGCTGCTCTTAACTGTGTTAATCAACAAATTGCAGAGGTGTACACCCCACAAATAGAAAAGATGAAGGAAATGCAAGATGAAGAATTAGATCTCATCTCCCTGAGCAGCTCAACTCAAGAAGAGGAATCTCCACTGGCCTTTCTTGAAAATATTCACGATATACGCCAAAGAATGAAGGCTTTGAAAAGTCAGCAACTCGTTTCCATCTATCCTGTTGAAATTCATCCTAGAATTGGGCATCTTTTAAAGGAGGAGTGGTTGAAAAAGAATACTGGTGAAATCCATCAGCTGCCTACACCACAAGTTAAGATTCGCTTtaaaaagagagaagaaaatGGACACAATACCAAATCTCCATATATTTTACTGGCAATATCTATACTTTTTTCTTTGTTGATGTTCCTCATGTTGTGTAAAACAGATATATTACCACTTTTATATGGCAGGTATTGGACATACCTCTGTGAAGCTATGCAGATGGCTGTTGACAGTTTATGCAGTAACATGCAAACTGTAAAAGTAGCCTCTCTAAGAATTTCAGGTGTAATTCTGGAATGCTTTACAAACTCCTTTTCCTATTCTTGA
- the TRIM59 gene encoding tripartite motif-containing protein 59 isoform X2 — MDMDNFEEELTCSICYGIFEDPRVLPCSHTFCRNCLENVIKSADSYLWRPSSLRCPSCRRTAELSPAGVNSLPINFALKSIIEKYDKDDHRNMATCTEHHRQPLNVFCLKDRKLVCGHCLTVGQHQGHPIDDLQSAYIKERETPSQLLGILSDKHFTGVSSVIKKLEEQMDYCKSIVQDDKREVSRFFEKLNDTLEQKKQDLLAALNCVNQQIAEVYTPQIEKMKEMQDEELDLISLSSSTQEEESPLAFLENIHDIRQRMKALKSQQLVSIYPVEIHPRIGHLLKEEWLKKNTGEIHQLPTPQVKIRFKKREENGHNTKSPYILLAISILFSLLMFLMLCKTDILPLLYGRYWTYLCEAMQMAVDSLCSNMQTVKVASLRISGVILECFTNSFSYS; from the exons ATG GACATGGATAATTTTGAAGAAGAACTGACCTGTTCTATTTGCTATGGTATATTTGAAGACCCTCGCGTCCTGCCGTGTTCACATACTTTTTGCAGAAACTGTCTTGAAAATGTAATCAAGTCTGCAGACAGCTACTTATGGAGACCATCCTCGCTCCGATGCCCGTCCTGCCGCCGTACCGCTGAACTTTCTCCAGCAGGGGTAAATTCTCTGCCCATCAACTTTGCATTAAAATCCATAATTGAAAAATACGACAAAGATGACCACCGAAACATGGCAACATGTACAGAGCACCATAGACAACCATTAAATGTGTTTTGCCTCAAAGACAGAAAATTAGTCTGTGGCCACTGTCTTACTGTAGGTCAACATCAAGGTCATCCTATTGATGATCTGCAGAGTGCCTACATAAAGGAGCGTGAAACTCCTTCTCAACTGTTAGGGATTCTGAGTGATAAACACTTTACAGGTGTTTCCTCTGTGATCAAAAAGCTTGAAGAACAAATGGATTATTGTAAGAGCATTGTTCAGGACGATAAAAGGGAGGTTTCACGGTTTTTCGAGAAATTAAATGACACTTTGGAGCAGAAGAAACAAGATCTGCTGGCTGCTCTTAACTGTGTTAATCAACAAATTGCAGAGGTGTACACCCCACAAATAGAAAAGATGAAGGAAATGCAAGATGAAGAATTAGATCTCATCTCCCTGAGCAGCTCAACTCAAGAAGAGGAATCTCCACTGGCCTTTCTTGAAAATATTCACGATATACGCCAAAGAATGAAGGCTTTGAAAAGTCAGCAACTCGTTTCCATCTATCCTGTTGAAATTCATCCTAGAATTGGGCATCTTTTAAAGGAGGAGTGGTTGAAAAAGAATACTGGTGAAATCCATCAGCTGCCTACACCACAAGTTAAGATTCGCTTtaaaaagagagaagaaaatGGACACAATACCAAATCTCCATATATTTTACTGGCAATATCTATACTTTTTTCTTTGTTGATGTTCCTCATGTTGTGTAAAACAGATATATTACCACTTTTATATGGCAGGTATTGGACATACCTCTGTGAAGCTATGCAGATGGCTGTTGACAGTTTATGCAGTAACATGCAAACTGTAAAAGTAGCCTCTCTAAGAATTTCAGGTGTAATTCTGGAATGCTTTACAAACTCCTTTTCCTATTCTTGA